Part of the Microcebus murinus isolate Inina chromosome 19, M.murinus_Inina_mat1.0, whole genome shotgun sequence genome, tttttttgagacagagtctcactttgttgcccaggctagagtgagtgccgtggcgtcagcctagctcacagcaacctcaaactcctgggctcaagcaatccttctgtctcagcctcccaagtagctgggactacaggcatgtgccaccatgcccggctaattttttctatatatattagttggccaattagtttctttctatttatagtagagacggggtctcgctcttgctcaggctggggtctcgctcttgctcaggctggtttcgaactcctgacctcgagcaatccgcccgcctcggcctcccagagagctaggattacaggcgtgagccaccgcgcccggcccatttaaCCACTTTAATGtacacaattcagtggtatttagtACATTCATGATGTTATGCAACCATTACTTATATCTAGTTTCAGAACGTTTTCATCACTCCTTACACAAACCCTGTCTGCATTAAACAGTTGCTCCCTGTTCACACTCCAGCACAAttgctccccagcccctggcaacactaatctttctttctttctttctttctttctttctttctttctttctttctttctttctttctttctttctttctttctgctttctctttcttttcttttcttttcttttcttttcttttcttttcttttcttttcttttcttttctttcgacagggtctcattctgtcacccaggctaaaatTCCGTGGTGgaatcttagctcactgcaaccttgaactcctggactcaagcgatcttctttcctcagcctcctgagtagctgggactacagtcgcACATCACCaagcctgggtaattttttaaactttttatagagacagagggtctcactatattgcccaggctggtatcaaaccccttggcctcaagcaatgcctccagcccctgcctcaggctccccagatgctgggattatagacataaACCATGCAGCTTGGCCACTAATCTGTTTCTATGCAATCTGTGGATTTGCATATTCTACATATtgcatgtaaatgaaatcatacaacatgtgtccttttgtgtctggcttctgtcatTCAGCATATTGCTTTTGAAGGTCATCTGTTACACGTTGTGATATGTATGAGCacactttttatggctgaataatattctattgtatggacaGACCaggttttctatattttatttttaattgataaataacaattgtatgtatttgtgggatacaatgtgatgtttcatcAAATGCATATATTGTGTAGtaatcaaatcaggctaattaatatattcatcacctcaaatagttatcatttttttgtggtgaaaacatttaaaattctcttttttagctattttgaaacatacaatacattattgttaactatagtcaccacatTGTGCAATAGATTGCCAGAATTCTTTCCTCCTAACTGAAACCTTGTACACTTTGACCAGCACCCCTCCTTTCCCTGTCTGtccctcacccccagcctctggtgaccACCATCCTGCTGTCTACTTCTGCAAGTTTGGTTTTTTAggttccatatataagtgagatcacaggtatttgtctctctgtgtctggcttatttcacttagcttgaTGTCcactaggttcatccatgttgttgcaaatgagaGAATTTCCTGCATTTTAAACGCTGACAAGTATTCCATTGcctatatataccacattttaaaattcattcatctgttgatggacacttggattattttcatatcttggccattatgaataatgccacaATGAACATGGAGTGGACACGTGTCTTTGACATACTGGTTTCAATGCCTCTGGATACATATCCAGAGCTcagaaggtggaggcagagaagcATCAGCACGGTGAGGAATAAAGAGGGCCCCTGCGAGGGCCTGGCCTGCTCCAGGCCACCCTCCCGTCACAACAGGGAGGTTCGGGACCACACTCCTGAGGCCGGTCTGGGCTGGGCGGACACGTGGACTCTCCTGCCCGGACCCGGGCCCCTATCTCCCTGGAACCTGGGGCTCCAGCTGTGGCCCAGAGAGGAGGGCAGCAAGAGTGATAGCCCCTCACCCCCCAGTCCCACAGCCCCCATTGTCACTGGATCTGATAAGAAATCCCacccctgcagccccctcccctatCCCCACCCACAGCCACAGCCTGGCTGGGCGTGGGGCTGCCCGTATATAAGGGGACCCCAGGGGGCTGAGTGTCACCAAGGCCAGTCCTGAGcaggcccagctccagcccagccgCCCACCCCACCACCATGTCTCTGACCAAGACCGAGAGGGCCATCATCGTGTCCATGTGGGGCAAGATCTCCACGCAGGCCGATGCCATCGGCACCGAGACCCTGGAGAGGTGAGTCCCAGACAGGACTGCCTGAGGGACCCGGTCAGAGgctgggtgggtgagtgggtgggtgaggAGGGGGTCATCGTGGAGGGGTCAGTGAGGAGGGGTGAGTGAGAAGGGGTCAGAGAGGAAAGGACACTGAGGAGGGGGTCAGTGAGGAGGGGGTCAGTGAGGAGGGGTGAGTGAGGAGAGGGTCAGTGAGGAGGGGGTCAgtgaggagggggacagggaggagggtcTGCAGGAGCAGCAATGAGGGAAGAGGAACAGGTGCACGACCCCGCGGCCGCACTCACTGAGGCCTGGGCAGGCACCCGCCGGCTCCCACGTGCAGAGGGCGGGAAGTTTCCCTCCCAGGACGAGCGCCTCCGAGGCAGGCAGGTCGCCGCCACCACTGACATCGGAGCATCTGGTCTCCGGGCAGGGCGACAGGAGGGTTTCCCAAAGAGACCTCTCCGTAAACGCAGCTGGAGGACATCAGTCCTGCCAGAAGGCGCAGCGGCCGGCTGGTCCCGGGCTGCGGAGGAGGCCCGCGTGGGCAGGGAGAGGCGCGGGCGGGCGATGCCCGGGTGCAGGAGGCCGAGGGCGGTGGACTCGGGGACCCGGGCGTGCACACCGGTCGCGAAAGAGGAGACGACCTGGAGCTGCGGCTGCCCGGCGTGGGCAGGGGGCGCGGCCGGAGGGGAGGGCCTCGCGTGGGGGCAGCCGCAGGAGGGGCGGCAGGCTGCGCGCAGGGGCGCCTCGCCAAGGCGTGGGGGCTGCCTCTGCTCGGCCACGAAGGGGTCCTCGAGCTCGCGCCCCGCCCGCCGCAGGCTCTTCCTCAGCTACCCGCAGACCAAGACCTACTTCCCGCACTTCGACCTGCACGCGGGGTCGGCGCAGCTGCGCGCGCACGGCTCCAAGGTGGTGGCCGCCGTGGGCGACGCGGTCAAGAGCATCGACAACATCGCGGGCGCGCTGGCCCGGCTGAGCGAGCTGCACGCCTACATCCTGCGCGTGGACCCGGTCAACTTCAAGGTGGGCgcgcgggcaggcgggcgggcgaGGACGGGGGCGGTCCcgcagggcaggtgggggaggggctcggCTGGCTGCAGGGCTGGAACACGCCCCCCGCGCTGAGCCGCCCTCCGCGCCCGCAGCTGCTGTCCCACTGCCTGCTGGTCACCGTGGCCGCGCGCTTCCCCGCCGACTTCACGGCCGAGGCCCACGCCGCCTGGGACAAGTTCCTGTCCATCGTGTCCTCTGTCCTGACCGAGAAGTACCGCTGAGCGCCGCCGCCCAGACCCCCCACCCCTGGCAGGCAGCGACCCCTCCACTGCCCCTCAGTATTCCCCTCTGTTCCTCCCGACTCCCCAATAAATCAATGAGGAGGAAGCTCTCTGGATCCTGCCTTTTCAGTGCGGGGGCCAGGAGCCGAAGGATGGGCTGGGAGTTTCGCAGGAACGCGTTTGACTCTGGAGCCATCCCAGGCCTGGAGGACACTTGGAGGGTTCTTTGGGGAGATTCTTCCCCTTGGGGACCCCAGGGTTGCAGCCCAGAGGAGCAGCGCAGCTCTTGGCCGGGCCACAGGGTCTCCGCGGGTCCGTGGGTCAGAAGGCGTTTGCGCCTCTCCCCAGCTTCCCAAACCGCACGAAGATTGTCACTCCAATCAGCGTAGTCGGGAATCAAGGGACTTTGCTCAACGTCTGTGGTCCTAACTCCCGCGACTCTGAGAGGCCGCGGCGGAGGTCCCAGGGGCTGTTCCCCTCCCAAGCCGCAGGGGAACAGGGGGCTTCCTGCCCGGTGTTTGCCCTGGTTCCCTCCGTGAGCTCCCTCCTGGCAGAACAGTAACTTTATCTGAGGGGAGTAATTACAGACGCCTCCCGAAAGTCTGCAGCGAAGGCGCCCACGCACAGCGGTGCCAGAAACCCGGGGGTCCGCGAGGTCGTGGCGACCTGGGGGCTGCGCTGGCTACGTTCTCCGCACGGGCTCAGAGTCCCCAAGTTCCCGCCGCGCTCAGGCCGATAAGGGCAGGAGGGGGGCCGTGCAGAGCTCTATCTGGAGGCCAGGGTGGCATGCTAGGCGCCCAGGGGCGAGCCCAAGTCGCGCTGGTCTGGGCCCTGACCGTGGGCCAAGAGGCGCAGTTCGGGGCGGAGCTGTGGCTcaggtgggtgggggcggggttcCGGGATCTCAGGGAGGTGAGACCAGGGTGCTGGGCTCCTAGACTGCCAGGACCTAAACAGGCCAGGCGGGGTCCCCCTGGGCTCTGGCTGGTGCCGGCGCTAGTGAAAGCGCACGTAGCAGTCCTCGCCACTCCCGACCTGAAAGCTCTTCGCAGTGTCCCCCAGGACCAAGGCCTCCTTCCCGCACCTGGGTGTCAGTCTGCACAAGCTGCAGCTGGTTAGCCACGAGCCTCCCATGCTCCGGGCTGTGGGTGTGGCGGTTTAGCGCAGGGACAGTTTGCGCGCTGCTCTGAGCCCTGGCTGATTTGCAGCGCACCTGCTGCGTGTGGACCCGGTCCCCTTAGAGGTGGGCCCTCCAGGGTCCGGGGTCAGGGTCCAGcgatcagcagcagcagcagccgcggGTGGGGGGGTGAGGTTCAGGAGGGAGTTGGTGGGGGGCAGACACCTTCTCACTGGCTCCTTCTTTGGCAGCTGCTTATCCAGTGTTTCCAGGTGGTGCTGGCCTCCCGCTGGCAGGAGAGGTCACAGTGCAGACACATGCCAAAAGGGACAAGTTcctgatgggcgtggctgtgctgCTGAGGGACAAGTACCTCTGACTGAGCCCTTTACCTGCAGACCTTGGTCTATGCCTGTCAATAAACAGAGGCCTCAAACATCTGGACCCTGAGTGTGTGTGGTCTTTGGGGAGAGGGCAAGGTGACCTCACTGTTACTGGGTAGAGAAGTTTGGTTCCCCTCCACAGCGGCAAGCCTCCTAGAACTCTCTGATGCCTGCCCAAAGCTGTGCTCCACTGTGGCAGGGGGGTGCCACAGGGCAGAGGAAGTGCTCAGATCCAGGACGGAGAGTGTCTTCCACTTCAACTCAAATCTGGCGCCTGCCCACGCAAGGTTGGAAAAGCGCATCTGCCTTCACTCATTCGCTCACTGCTCTGAGTCCCCACTGCGTGCTGGCACCTGCTGGCAGGAAGCCTCGCCCCTTTTACAGAGACAGGGCACTGAGGCCCCAAGGGCCAAGTATGTGACCTCAGACCAAGTAGAACGGGAGCCTGGGCTCCTCTTATCCTCACCTTGTTCCTTTCTGCTTCCTCCCGGGGGACATGCTCACTCTGCAGCAAACCTGTGTTAGCCAAGTCAACCCCTTCCTCCAAACCTCGTGACATATtgggggagagcagggaggaagtCTTCAGTAGCCACAATTTGGCAGACAGCAGGGCTCCAACTGATTCACACTGACAAGTTGTATGACCCTGGGCATGTCCCTCCctgagctctctgagcctcatccaacagatgaaaaaaaaaaaataccagactCACTAGATCTTTGAAATAGTTTTCGGATCATAGTGAACGGTGAGTGCCTGGCAGGCTCAtagccaccccaccccagcccagcccagcggcTGCATCTCAGTATGCAGGTGCCCTGGCCAAGGCCCAGCTCCCCCaggtctccctcctctctccccaggcaGGACAGGACCAAGAATTGTAGGGCTCCACCCCAGCTTTGCAGACAGGGCTAAGGAGTGATCAGGACCAGGAACTCCCTAAACTCTGAACGAGGAGAGTTCCTCGGTGGACGACTGTGGATCTGTTCGGGAAGCACCAACCTGCCAGGCAGTCAGTGCCCAGGTCTGAACAGTGACGCTGGAAGCTGGGCCCTAGAGACAGTTTGGCCCAACTGCCCCCAGCAACAGGTTGGTGCCAGCAACCTGTTACCCTGTGCTGCCTGGGAGCACCAGTCCaccagtggggaggggagaactTGGAGAACTCGATCCCATGTTACCTCCTTCACCTCCGTTGTTTACATggataattaattataatagatTTCAGTCCTATGAAAAGTTTGGTGCAAAAGCGGATTTTGTTTCAATGTGGAAAGGACTGTGCTTCCCTCCTCAACCCGACAAATAGGCACCCCCAAGCTGCCCTGGGTTAGGGTCACATGTGGGGGCATTTTGGGTGGAGAAGCATGGGAAACACAACAGAGTCTCCGCAGGGGCAGGACCAAGAGACACAGAGCAGCCTTGGCCAACTTGCCCAACCCTACTCCCGCCCCTTGGCACTTTCCTGGGTGGGGCACCTCTATGGCACCAACCCAGCCAATAAGCGTAGCCCAGCAGTGGCATTCAGCCCTCGCCTTGGGCATAAAGGCGCAGAGCTCTGCCCACGGGGCACCTTTCTGGTCCTGACTCAgactcagaaggaaccaaccatGGTGCTGTCTGCTGCCGACAAGAACAACATCAAGGCCGCCTGGAATGCGATTGGCAGCCATGCTGGCGACCATGGCGCCGAGGCCCTGGAGAGGTGAGgacccttctctccctccccgaCCTGGAGCCCAACACCCGCCCAGGGCCCACTGGCCACCCTTCGCTGCCCTGGCCCGGGACCTAACCCCACCCCTCACTCTCTGCTTCTCCCGGCAGGATGTTCCATTCCTTCCCCACCACCAAGACCTACTTCTCCCACTTCGACATGAGCCACGGCTCCGCCCAGATCAAGGGCCACGGCAAGAAGGTGGCCGACGCACTGGGCAACGCCGTGAACCACCTTGATGACATTCCCACCGCCCTGTCTGCTCTGAGCGACCTGCACGCACACAAGCTGCGTGTGGACCCGGTCAACTTCAAGGTGAGCAGCCGGCCGGCTGGGGAGGGacacctggggagggagggcagcggGCCTTCCTCAGGGCAGATGGCCTGCGAGTTCCTGAAGGGGGAGCTTAGGCGGCAGGCTGTAGGCCCCAAGCCCCCTGACACTCCCTCTCCGCAGTTCCTGAGCCACTGCCTGCTGGTGACCCTGGCCAGCCACCACCCTGCGGAATTCACCCCTGCGGTCCACGCTTCCCTGGACAAGTTCTTTGCTACGGTGAGCACCGTGCTGACCTCCAAATACCGTTAACTGGAGCCTCGGTGACCCgtgccccctgcccctgggcctccGGGCTATGCCCTTCTTCCCTCTAGCACTGCACCTCCTGGTCTTTGAATAAAGTCTGAGTGGTGGCAGCCTGTGTGCCCGAGTCCTCTCTGTCAGGGAGGGGGCCAGGGTTCAGGGTGTTTCTCCATATCTCAGAgctgcatgggggaggggagagcactggaaaaggagggaggagaactGAGGGGTTCTGCGCCAGAGAAGGCGCCAACCATCTCCTGTCTGGGAGGTGCCAGACCAGCAGGCAGTGGCTCAGGACccggggaggagagaagggcatCCAGGGGCTCCTTTTAGGGGAAAGATGTGGGGAGTCCTAAAGGGGACACCCTCCTTTGAAATCTCCCTGACTGATCTCAATTAAACACACTCtagatgaaaacaaagcaaagcaaaactaACAACTACAGGCTCTTCCTGATGCAGAGGCAGGGAGCCACAGGGAGCTTTGCTAAGGGTTGTTTGAGCTATTCCCCTCTCAGCCAGAGGCAGTTTGAGagccagaggcagaggcagaggcagttCACTTCCTCCTGACACCCACAGCCAGACTTGAGTAAgtgtcctggggtggggggcagggatcAGGTGGCCAGACAGGCTGAAGGATGCCACACAACTCACTCCCCAAAGCAAGGTCTTCCACTGGGCCCCTAGGAAAGGCCATACCGGTACCCTCTGCCTACCCACTGGTCCGGGGAGCCACCCTCTTCACCAGCAGGGGCTGTACTAGCCGATACCTGCCCCTTCTCACAGCAGCACCACAAGGCCCCCCCTTACCCTGCAGGCTCTGGACAGCCTCATCACCCCCAATCTCCCCACCTCCATTCTGCAGCCACAGGgcccttctctcctcttccttcctgcacTCCCAAGCCAAGCCTCCCCCAACTCTACCTAATACTTATCCTTAAgtctcacctcctccaggaagtccacCCTGATCCTCAGACTAACCCAGGTCCCCTCAACCTCACCAAGGCCTCTAGCAAGCTTTGCCATGGTCTGTGGATTCCTGTGATTTGAGGACTGCCTGTGTCCCTCGGGTCGAATGCTCAGGCCTGGTTCAGCCTGTTGTTTATCAACTTAACCACCATTCCCCTGCAAGTCGTGAACCAAGACCACCGGGCAGTGGGGACAGAGACAGgcactcacacagtcacacagagGCCCTAAACGCGGGGGCACCCCTGTGAGCGCATGACCTGGGGCTGCAGCAAAGGCCACCCCCCTTGGCCCCGCGAAGTTTGCCCCTTGATAGATATCTGCTCCTTCCCCGTGACTGTCACTCGATCACACTGACGACTAGTGGAAGGAAAGGGGACTGGAAGACGGAGGCCGCCACTCGTCCCTCGCTTACGCCCCAGTTAACACAGGGCGCGTGTGGAGCTCAGGCCCGCGGCGGGTGGGACGGGGACGCCCAGGCAGCCAAAGCCGAGACGCGAGAGGGCGAGCCGGCGTGGCCCGCCCCTCCGCGGTGGGGAGGACGCCGCCTCCCAGAGGGgacccgcccggcccggcccgcacGCCTGGCGGTCCCCGCGCGCCCGCTGCGCCCCAGCCAATGAGCGCCGCCCGGCTGGGCGCGCCCCGCGTGCCCCGGCCATAAAGGCGCGGAGCTCTGCCGCCCGGCACGTTTCTGGCCCCGACCCAGAATCAGAAGGAACCAACCATGGTGCTTTCTGCTGCCGACAAGAACAACATCAAGGCCGCCTGGAATGCGATTGGCAGCCATGCTGGCGACCATGGCGCCGAGGCCCTGGAGAGGTGAggacccttccctccctccccgacCTGGAGCCCAACACCCGCCCAGGGCCCACTGGCCACCCTTCGCTGGCCTGGCCCGGGACCTAACCCCACCCCTCACTCTCTGCTTCTCCCGGTAGGATGTTCCATTCCTTCCCCACCACCAAGACCTACTTCTCCCACTTTGACTTGAGCCACGGCTCCACCCAGATCAAGGGCCACGGCAAGAAGGTGGCCGACGCACTGGGCAACGCCGTGAACCACCTTGATGACATTCCCACCGCCCTGTCTGCTCTGAGCGACCTGCACGCGCACGAGCTGCGTGTGGACCCGGTCAACTTCAGGGTGAGCAGCCGGCCGGCTGGGGGGGGacacctggggagggagggcagcggGCCTTCCTCAGGGCAGATGGCCGCAGTCCCCAAGGGGGGGGCGCAGGCGGCAGACTGTGGGCCCCACGCCCCCTGACACTCCCTCTCCACAGTTCCTGAGCCACTGCCTGCTGGTGACCCTGGCCAGCCACCACCCTGGGGAATTCACCCCTGCGGTCCACGCTTCCCTGGACAAGTTCTTCTCTACGGTGAGCACCGTGCTGACCTCCAAATACCGTTAACTGGAGCCTCGCTGACCCGCgccccctgcccctgggcctcTGGGCCACGCCCTTCTTCCCTCTAGCACTGCACCTCCTGGTCTTTGAATAAAGTCTGAGTGGTGGCAGCCTGTGTGCCCGAGTCCTCTCTGTCAGGGAGGGGGCCAGGGTTGGGAGTGGGCAGCATTGGGGCTCGACCCCTAAGTGTCTCTGCAGCTGGTGAGGACAGGAAAGAGCAGGGGACAggatgggagggaagagaggggagcTGAGCTGTCTAGAGGTTGCTGCTCAGGATACTCTGGAAAACCTAGTGACCCTGGAGtgcttttctgcatttatttgcCCCTTCCTGCGTTTCAGTCCCGGActtgcgcgcacacacacacacacacacacacacacacacacacacttgcactaAGAATCAACTGGCCTCCAGCCTGGGACTGCCAGCTCTCCTAGGGCTCTTGCCAGATGTGGGGAGGCCAAGGAGGTCCCACCCCTTTCCGGCTGGGCTGAATCACCCCTCTCCCCTACTGGTCTCCCTAAAGCCTCCCAAATACCGGCAGAGTCTAGATGAAACTGGGAGTGAGTGATGCAGTTGCAGATGCCAGACAGTTCTCTGGAGGTGCCCGTTTTACCCTGGTGCCACCCCAGGATGACGCTTACTCCCAGACGCTGGTGTCCCAGGGCAATCCAGCCCAGGAGGCCCAGTCTCTGGACCCAGCCCAGCACCCTCTCAGCTGGCCTGAGGCTGTTGGCCCTACCCAAGTGGGGCAGTGGAGAGGCAGCCAGGACCAGGgaggcctgcccctcccccatgcgcttgCTCTCTGCCAAGCAGGCCTCCAGTGTGTGGGGCATGGGAGGGAAGGCTCGGGGTGCCCAGGCCTGGCAGCCACACAGCCCCAGCCCTCCACGGAGAGCAATGTCCTTTCTTCCCTGAGCCCAAGAATACTCCTTGGAAAATACTTAATGGCAGGCCCTCTGCCTCCATGTGTGATGCTCTTAGCACAGCCTGTGGCATGTATGAACTATCGGTAAGAGGccatcttcattcttttgttgGGAAAAATGGAAGCCTGCGATAAAGGAGAAAACAGGACACATGTACATCAGTATATGAATGACAGGCAAAATGTGGtctgtatatacacacagtggaatGTTATTTGGCCACAAGAAGAAATGAATTGCAGGTAGAATGTGGCTGAAACTTTAAAACAtcatggctgggcgcggtggctcacacctgtaatcctagcactctgggaggccgaggtgggcggattacttgacgtcaggagttcgaaaccagcctgatggagaccctgtctctactataaatagaaagaaattaattggccaactaatgtatatagtaaaaattagccgggcatggtggtgcatgcctgtagtctcagctcctcgggaggctaaggcaggaggattgcttgagcccaggagtttgaggttgctgtgagctaggctgataccacggcactcactctagcctgggcaacaaagggagactctgtctcaaaaaaaaaaaaaaaaaaacaaaaacatcatgcTCTGATGAgaggagccagacacaaaaggccacatactgtgtGATCTCATTACATGAAATACCCAGAACAAgcaaatacacaaagaaaaaaagcaaattattggTTGCTAGGGTCTTGAGGAAGGGGGTTGGGGAGTCACTGCTAATTTCTGTctggaatga contains:
- the LOC105856255 gene encoding hemoglobin subunit alpha-1-like, which gives rise to MVLSAADKNNIKAAWNAIGSHAGDHGAEALERMFHSFPTTKTYFSHFDLSHGSTQIKGHGKKVADALGNAVNHLDDIPTALSALSDLHAHELRVDPVNFRFLSHCLLVTLASHHPGEFTPAVHASLDKFFSTVSTVLTSKYR
- the LOC105856300 gene encoding hemoglobin subunit zeta-like; protein product: MSLTKTERAIIVSMWGKISTQADAIGTETLERLFLSYPQTKTYFPHFDLHAGSAQLRAHGSKVVAAVGDAVKSIDNIAGALARLSELHAYILRVDPVNFKLLSHCLLVTVAARFPADFTAEAHAAWDKFLSIVSSVLTEKYR
- the LOC105856254 gene encoding hemoglobin subunit alpha-1, which gives rise to MVLSAADKNNIKAAWNAIGSHAGDHGAEALERMFHSFPTTKTYFSHFDMSHGSAQIKGHGKKVADALGNAVNHLDDIPTALSALSDLHAHKLRVDPVNFKFLSHCLLVTLASHHPAEFTPAVHASLDKFFATVSTVLTSKYR